The Alnus glutinosa chromosome 7, dhAlnGlut1.1, whole genome shotgun sequence genome includes a region encoding these proteins:
- the LOC133873260 gene encoding uncharacterized protein LOC133873260: MGGDVDMYKDIYDKDKIDRDEPYWDEEYEPNLFDEHNDVAGPSMEGDMEEGDEECQEGSEESEEDVDEVSEHEVIGLDNDGEEGFRSRVNCVDNEAKDDDVNSDMA; this comes from the exons ATGGGGGGTGATGTAGATATGTATAAGGACATATATGATAAGGACAA GATTGATCGAGATGAACCATATTGGGATGAGGAGTATGAACCTAACTTATTTGACGAACATAATGATGTTGCTGGGCCATCCATGGAGGGGGACATGGAAGAGGGTGATGAGGAATGTCAAGAGGGTAGTGAAGAGAGTGAGGAGGATGTTGATGAGGTTAGTGAGCATGAAGTAATTGGGCTAGATAATGATGGTGAAGAAGGTTTTAGGTCAAGGGTTAACTGTGTTGATAATGAGGCTAAGGATGATGATGTAAATTCAGACATGGCATAG